The DNA sequence CCGCCCGGAGCCGGAGCCTTTCGCGAGTTTGCGGACTTCATCGATGCTGACGAGGTTGAAGTCGCCGGGGATGGTTTGCTTGAGGCACGACGCGGCGACGGCGAATTCGAGCGCCTGGCGGGTGTCTTTTTCGGTGAGCAGTCCGTAGATCAACCCACTGGCGAAGCTGTCGCCCCCCCCGACGCGGTCGACGATCTGGATGTCGTATCGTTTCGAGCGCTGGGGGGTCTGACAATCCCGATCATCGAGCATAAGGGCACTCCAGCCGTTGCGGGACGCGGAGTGGCTCTCGCGGAGGGTGATCGCGACCGTTTTAAAGCCGTACGTCGACTTCAGGGTCTTCGCCACCCGTTCGTAGCCGGCCTCGTCGATCGCGCCGGCCTCGACGTCCGTATGGCCGGCCTTGAGCCCCAGGCTCAGCTCCGCATCTTCCTCATTGGCTATGCACACGTCAACGTATGCCATAAGCGGCACCATCACGGCTTGCGCCTCGGCGGGTGTCCACAACTTGGCGCGGAAGTTCAGGTCGCAACTGACCGTGGCGCCGGCCGCCCGCGCCGCCTTACAGGCCACCACGAGGCTCTCCTGAGCCTTCACACCCAGCGCCGGCGTGATGCCCGTCCAGTGAAACCAACGCGCGCCCTCGAACACGCGCCCCCAGTCCACTTCGGCCGCGTCCATCTCGCTCACCGCGGAGTGGGCCCGGTCGTAAATGACTTTTGATGACCGCTGGCTTGCGCCGGTCTCCAGGTAATAAAGCCCGATCCGCTCGCCGCCGCGGACGATATAATCGTCCTTCACCCCGAACCGGCGCAGGTGATTGACCGCCGCCTGTCCGATCTCGTGTTTCGGCAGTTTGGTGACGTAGAAGCTTTCGAGTCCGAAGCCGGCCAGCGCCGCGGACACGTTGGCTTCTCCCCCACCGTACACGACCTCGAAGCGATCACTCTGGACAAATCGTGTGAATCCCGGGGTAGTGAGGCGGAGCATGATCTCTCCGAACGAAACAACTTTCATAGAAATTCAAAAGGCAAAGTGAAAAATGCAAAATGGGGCTCTACTGTCGAGAAATTGCCCTTTGTTATTCGTTTAATCGCTAATCGCTAATCATGCGAATCAGGAGTTGAAATACGGCGCATACTGGCTTCCGCCGCACGCTCCAGGGTCGTCTTCCCCAACTTGATTGGGGATCCATGGAAGCATGAAAATGCAGCATATGCGTCATAAAGGGCGATAGTAGCACGCCCGTAGTACCCGAAACGCAGCTTGAATAGGTTGGTGCTCCTGTTTTCCTTCAGCCCCCTTGATGCCCGGCTACATGCGATCAGCCGCCTATGGATCCCCAATCGAGTTGGGGAAGACGAAGAATGGGGGGATTGCCAGTTAGATTCATTCATTTGATACGGCCTCAACTCCTGATTCGCATTAATCGCTAATCGTTAGTCGCTAATCGCTAATCGCTAGTCGCTGATCGGCTCGCCGCGATGGTGTCCAGCAGGATACGGGCGTTTTCGGTGAGTACCGAATACCGGCCCTCGGCGATAGCTTTGCTGTCCAGGAGGGCGCTGCCGATTCCGACGGCGCAGGCGCCGGCCTTGAGCCAGTCGCCGGCATTGGTCAGCGTCACACCACCCGTTGGCATCATCTGGAGGTGCGGCATCGGGGCCTTGACGGCCTTAAAAAAGGGCATCCCGAGGATATCCGCCGGAAACACCTTGACGACATCGGCGCCGGCCTCGTGCGCGGCGAGGATCTCGGTGGGGGTGAAACAGCCCGGCATGACCGGCAGGTCGTAGCGATGGGCCGTCTCGACGATCTCCGGCTTAAACACGGGGCAGACGACGTATCGGGCGCCGGCGTTGATCGCCATCCTCGCCGTCATGGCATCCAGCACGGAGCCGACACCCAGCACGATCTCGTCCCCCAGACTGCGGGCCGTGGCTTCGATGATTTCGAGCGCACGCGGCACGGTCATCGTGACCTCGATGGCGGACATGCCGCCTTTGCGCAGGGCGTCGATGATGTGTTTCAGCTTGTCCGGATTATCGGCCCGGATGACGGCGACGGCGCCGTCGGCGACGATGCGTTGAACAATTGAAGATCTCGACATGAGGAAGGCAAAAGTGAAAAGTGAAAAGTGCAAAGTGTGGAGTTCAGGTGGGGTGTGAAGGGGGGGCGAGTATTTGCAGGGCTGGCGCGCAGCCGATCTCTTCTATGCTGGACAAGTAGCCGGTGACGGTCCGGGAGAATCCCTCGAATTGATTGAGATCGAGGTCCCAGAACGCCTCATGGCCGGCCGCTTGCCTGACGAGCGTCTCTACATCGGGTGCATCGCGCCAGAGAGCGTGGAAAAAAGCGGCCTGGTCGTCGTTGATCGGGTACTCGACGCCGTTCATCTCACCAAAATACTTCCCGTCGCGAACGGACGTGGCGCGCATGAACCGGAGGTAGGCGGCAAACCCGAAAGCGATACGCCGGGGCGGCCGGCCGAATTTCGCGTAATATCGCTGGATCGACGGCACGAGGCGCATTCGCCACTTGGACGTCGACTGAAACGTGATGTCGATTAGCCGGTGGCGCAGATACGGATTGCTGAACCGATCGATCACATCGCGAGCGAACGCCTCGGCCTCCGGCACATCGAGGCTCGGGACGATCTCTTCCTGGATGACGCCCTCGACGAACGCGCGCAGCGCCGGGTCGTCCATCATTTCGATGACGGTAGTCCGCCCGGCCAGAAACGCCACCGGCACACTTACCGAGTGGCCCCCGTTTAGAATCCGAACCTTGCGTTCGCGATAGGGCGTGATGTCATCCGTGAGCACCACGCCGGGGTCGGCCCCGGCGAAGCCGAGGCGGGGACGCACGTCGGCAGGCGCCTGGATGGCCCACTGGCGATAGACTTCAGCGCTGGTCAGCAGGGCATCCCGGTAGCCGAGACGCGTTTCGAGGGCAGCGAGATCGTCACCACGCGGGACCCCGGGGGCAATGCGGTCGACGAGCGTATCACAAAACGGCACGGCGTGTTCGACCCAGCCGGCAAATTGCTCCCCCAGCCCCCACTCCGCCGCCAGGCGAAGCACGATGCCTTTCAGGG is a window from the Rhodothermales bacterium genome containing:
- a CDS encoding sugar kinase; amino-acid sequence: MKVVSFGEIMLRLTTPGFTRFVQSDRFEVVYGGGEANVSAALAGFGLESFYVTKLPKHEIGQAAVNHLRRFGVKDDYIVRGGERIGLYYLETGASQRSSKVIYDRAHSAVSEMDAAEVDWGRVFEGARWFHWTGITPALGVKAQESLVVACKAARAAGATVSCDLNFRAKLWTPAEAQAVMVPLMAYVDVCIANEEDAELSLGLKAGHTDVEAGAIDEAGYERVAKTLKSTYGFKTVAITLRESHSASRNGWSALMLDDRDCQTPQRSKRYDIQIVDRVGGGDSFASGLIYGLLTEKDTRQALEFAVAASCLKQTIPGDFNLVSIDEVRKLAKGSGSGRVER
- the eda gene encoding bifunctional 4-hydroxy-2-oxoglutarate aldolase/2-dehydro-3-deoxy-phosphogluconate aldolase; its protein translation is MSRSSIVQRIVADGAVAVIRADNPDKLKHIIDALRKGGMSAIEVTMTVPRALEIIEATARSLGDEIVLGVGSVLDAMTARMAINAGARYVVCPVFKPEIVETAHRYDLPVMPGCFTPTEILAAHEAGADVVKVFPADILGMPFFKAVKAPMPHLQMMPTGGVTLTNAGDWLKAGACAVGIGSALLDSKAIAEGRYSVLTENARILLDTIAASRSATSD
- a CDS encoding tagaturonate reductase, producing the protein MMTLPALSPSLLADTAFRSRSVHPLPEPSLLDLPEKVVQFGTGSFLRAFADAFIDTANRAGVFGGRVVMVGSTGSGRTDTLAEQGGLYTLRLQGLENGVPAESFTVIASVSRALSAAEDWPAVLACAHNPAIELVISNTTEVGIAYDPDDRPGPAAPRSFPGKLTAFLFERARAFDFDPAQGVVVLPCELIERNGGTLKGIVLRLAAEWGLGEQFAGWVEHAVPFCDTLVDRIAPGVPRGDDLAALETRLGYRDALLTSAEVYRQWAIQAPADVRPRLGFAGADPGVVLTDDITPYRERKVRILNGGHSVSVPVAFLAGRTTVIEMMDDPALRAFVEGVIQEEIVPSLDVPEAEAFARDVIDRFSNPYLRHRLIDITFQSTSKWRMRLVPSIQRYYAKFGRPPRRIAFGFAAYLRFMRATSVRDGKYFGEMNGVEYPINDDQAAFFHALWRDAPDVETLVRQAAGHEAFWDLDLNQFEGFSRTVTGYLSSIEEIGCAPALQILAPPSHPT